The following coding sequences lie in one Flavobacterium cyclinae genomic window:
- a CDS encoding ATP-dependent Clp protease adaptor ClpS codes for MSTIEKVQEEILVEEAIGLNHEIVLHNDDVNTFDHVIDTLIRVCNHDDLQAEQCAILVHYKGKCTVKTGSLEELKPQCSALLDAGLSAELI; via the coding sequence ATGAGCACGATAGAAAAAGTACAAGAAGAAATTTTAGTTGAAGAAGCAATAGGCTTAAATCATGAAATTGTATTACACAATGATGATGTTAATACCTTTGATCATGTAATTGACACTTTAATTCGAGTTTGTAATCATGATGATTTACAAGCTGAGCAATGTGCAATTTTAGTACATTACAAAGGAAAATGTACTGTAAAAACAGGTTCGTTAGAAGAATTAAAACCGCAATGCTCAGCATTGCTAGATGCAGGTTTAAGTGCTGAATTGATATAA
- a CDS encoding IS3 family transposase (programmed frameshift): MSTKKKISKIPTVPQIYSEAFKRQVVSEFERGLFTKAELRRRYNILGSSCIPRWLKKYGKFTYEDKLTIGRPMKDPQQQRIKELEAQLAKKEEELKVFKRFIEIAERELKIDIGKKVWFQAVEEININSSLTIYELCELFGYTKQAFYKRKSKVKTPKYNSELLRSLVVTIRKQLPRTGGKKLHVMLQDEFIKHHISIGRDNFLDFLKAEYLQVPKARRYYKTTNSRHWMKRYPNLISNLVLNRPEQVWVADITYLRTKEKTYYLHLLTDACSKKIVGYQLSDNLMSSTTVKALEMALIKRKTKNQLIHHSDRGLQYCSKEYTELLKKNNILISMTQEYDPYENAVAERVNGILKEEFGLHEIFENYQNLNKQVTQAITLYNNFRIHMSINMITPNQAHQQKIIHLKQWKKINRNRINSVTI, encoded by the exons ATGTCAACAAAAAAGAAAATTTCAAAAATTCCAACTGTCCCACAAATTTACAGCGAAGCATTTAAACGTCAAGTTGTAAGTGAATTTGAGAGGGGTTTATTTACAAAAGCAGAGCTTCGAAGACGTTACAATATTTTAGGTAGTAGTTGTATACCAAGATGGTTAAAAAAATATGGTAAATTTACCTATGAAGATAAATTAACTATTGGTCGTCCTATGAAAGATCCTCAACAACAGCGTATAAAAGAGCTAGAAGCTCAATTAGCGAAAAAAGAAGAAGAATTAAAAGTATTTAAACGATTTATTGAAATAGCTGAACGTGAACTTAAAATTGATATTG GTAAAAAAGTCTGGTTCCAAGCAGTCGAAGAAATAAATATAAATAGTTCATTGACTATTTATGAGTTATGCGAACTGTTTGGATACACAAAACAAGCATTTTACAAGCGAAAGTCAAAGGTAAAAACACCTAAATACAACTCAGAATTATTACGAAGTTTGGTAGTTACTATTCGTAAGCAATTACCCCGAACAGGTGGTAAAAAACTTCATGTAATGTTACAAGATGAATTTATAAAACACCATATATCAATTGGTCGGGATAATTTTTTAGATTTTTTAAAAGCAGAATATTTACAAGTTCCTAAAGCTCGAAGATATTACAAAACAACAAATTCAAGACATTGGATGAAACGCTATCCAAATTTAATTAGCAATTTAGTACTTAACAGACCTGAGCAGGTTTGGGTTGCTGATATAACATATTTACGAACAAAAGAGAAAACATATTATTTGCATTTACTCACTGATGCGTGTTCCAAGAAAATTGTAGGATATCAATTGTCAGATAATTTAATGAGCTCAACTACTGTAAAAGCTTTAGAAATGGCTTTGATTAAGAGGAAAACAAAAAATCAACTCATTCACCATTCTGATAGAGGTTTACAATACTGTAGTAAAGAGTATACCGAATTGTTAAAGAAAAACAATATTTTAATTAGTATGACGCAAGAATACGACCCATATGAAAATGCAGTGGCAGAAAGAGTAAATGGAATTTTAAAAGAAGAATTTGGTTTACATGAAATATTTGAAAACTATCAAAATTTAAACAAACAAGTTACACAGGCCATAACTTTATACAACAATTTTAGAATACATATGTCAATTAATATGATAACTCCAAACCAAGCACATCAACAAAAAATAATACATTTAAAACAATGGAAAAAAATAAATCGTAACAGAATTAATTCTGTTACGATTTAA